The Dendropsophus ebraccatus isolate aDenEbr1 chromosome 6, aDenEbr1.pat, whole genome shotgun sequence nucleotide sequence AGCATCAGGGAGTAGCTGCACAAAGTAGTCAGTTATGAATTCTTTTAGTTGGTCTGGCTTGCCTGACTCTGGTATGCCTCTCACATGTTACGTCAAGACCTATCTTCAACGTCTGCGAGTTTTAACTTCAGGgcctctacctcatcctccaatgcGTTATGAGAGTTCACTAGTTCATTATGTGACTTAGTGAGTTCGCCCATTTTGGATTCAATGTGGGAGGTCCTCTACCCAATAGCATCTATTTCTTTATGGGCCTTAGAGATGGCGCGGTCAATATTTTGTTCTATGGATATGTTCAATTCCTGCAGCAGGAGTTTCATCACAGACTCAGTGACTGGCCTGTCAGTAGCTGCTGGGCCAGTGTATACATATTGCATGGGGGCCCCTTCTTTAGTCAATGGGGTATGCATAGGTCTCTGAGAGTGGGACACTTTCCACGATAGCGGCGTGGGTGGGAGGGAAGGGGTGTCCACCTCTAGGAAGGTGCTGGAGCTATAGGCCCGGGAGACAATGGTGGTCGCGCACCTCTCTGCTGTGTGGCGCAGAGAAGGGCTCGCCTCTGAAGCGTTATCAGGAGATGATTCCAACGCTAGCATAGGAGCTGgtgagattggtgctctatttACCTCTGATCCCGTTGCTGCTGGGGATATGGCTGAGGCGGCTTGTGCTGTTTGTCGCAGAGGGATGTGATGAGACGGCCCTGCAGCGCCGCACTTACtgtggccggcgccatcttggatcttGTCGGCGGCGGAGATAAAGTCAGGTATTTTCTTCGGCCCCTTCTTCTTTTTGGACCGGGTCATGTAGGAACTCAGAGTAACAAGAGAGGTACCCGTAACCCGTAAACTTGTTAGTTTGGGTCACAGGAGATTGTTTGAGCTGCTGTATAGCCGGTGCTTGCAGGATCTCAGGACTCACACGTCCGTCCTCATCGGCATCTGTACATGCCCCccataatttttcttttaaaaccaatataatagtaataaaaactaaaaatcgtggagcaaaaaattacaccccaacctgccctgtgcatcaatgggctcagtcttaGGGGTTAGTAAATAAAATCAAGGAAAGCACAATTTAATTTTTTGACCCCTCGCTGTTACTATTAGTAATATATATTTAGACTAAAAGAAGTTTTAAAGAAGAATCACTActaacctctccccgtgcccctaAATCCCACATCACAGGCTCTGAGACCCGCGCCAGAAGGCATTTCTCCCCGATTCTCATGATTCATGGAACATACCTAACCTGGATGATGGACTGCCCCTTCAGCCAACTAGTAACTGCAGCGGTGCCCCACCCCAGTCCAGCGGGCAGTCCATTAACCGGGTTGTGACGTTCCAGCCGTAGGAAATCCTGaagcctggcaggggtcccggAGCAGCAGCAATAGCTGCAGAggcatggggaggggtaagtagTGGTTAATTATGTCCCCCACCGCCCCTTGCCAAATTTTAaaattcgctggacttctcctttaagctctcTTCATACCAGTCCATTCTTGCCTCAGATTGTATATCCATGATGACCATGCGGACATTAGAGAGATAAACATGTATTTTTAGAATGAAATACAGATTGTGGTATTTTTGATGGATGTTTTTCTACTCGCCTTGGCAGCAAGTGACACAGAACCACCTCTGCAATTCATTTCTAACACCTTTTTTACTGCAATTAATCAGGAAAGGGTCAAGATGTTATAGTCAGATAAACCAGGCTGCCTGGATACTCTTCCTGGAGCTATATATTGGTTTCTTAGTAATGAGTGTGCCTCATTCCTATGTTCATCTCACTTTTATAAAGAGATCTATGTCAGGAATATAGTTATAGACACTTACCAGAAATACCCGGTGAGATGCCTCAGCTGTACTAAGATATCCATTCGGCTGTACCTGTAAGGAGGCTGAAACAAGTCCATAAAGAAGTGTGCAAGGACCCCCTGGGACTGTAAGGTGctctccttaaaaaaaaagataggTTTGATGTAAACCGTGATTTGCTATATTGATGATAACCTATTATGCCTTTATTTGTAGATGTCTCtgatgttatacacagtatacttttgttgtgtgaatatatttttatatattttattttccatttattCTTCTGATAATCAAAAGATTTGAATATTTAATCAGAAATGTATTTATGATTTAAATCTTGTAATTAAAGTTCGAAACAGTACAttgctataaatatatatatatatatatatatatatatatatatatatatatataggcaataGTGTTAATAGCATTTGGTATAACTTATTTAATAAGGAGAGATACATATCTGCTTTGTTTCGTAGATTTGCATTTATCATCTATATACTATGAACAGCACCAATGACTCCAGCTCCAATCGATTACTCCACACATTAAAAGGCTCCTTCTTCCTGCTGGATTTCCTTATCTGCTCTGTTTTCACCATCTTGATAACTCAAACTGTGTGGAAAGACAGCGTACTGAAGAAGGAAGTGCGATACTTCTTCTTGTGCCACCATCTGGTGTTCTTGACTTTATTCTTTGGTTTCGGAACTATAACTAGCTACTTGCGAGCTTTCCAGGTCAATGCCCCAGTCATTGTCTGCTGGATCCTTTTTGCAGTCCAGATAATAGTTGGAAGGGCGGTGCTATTGACTCTAGTCTTAATGGCATTGAACACTTGCATAGCTGTTTGCTGGCCTCTTAAATACTTAGGATTGGCTCATTCTCTGAAGTATAAGCTAATTGTGTGTCTATGGATTATTGCTTTGCTGGACCCTGTGGTGTCACTCGTCTATGAAGGCATACAGAAAGGTCACCAGTATGTTGTTCAAAAGGATCAAAATTGCCCGAATACCATATCAAGTACATCACAGAGAATAACTGGAATAGTTTTCATCATCATACTGGTCCTTGTCATCTTGGGATCTTACATTATTATGTTTAGAGAAGGAAAACGAGCCGGGCATTTTACAAAATCCAACCGCCAAGCCAAAAGAACCATCCTGATCCATGGACTACAGAGCGCCCTGCACATCCTGCCAACGCTCATGAACATTTGGATCAGTGGGAAAGGCGATTATTTTATTCTGGATTTGTTTAATTTTATTATCTTCTCCTTAGCTCAGTGTCTCAGCCCTGTTGTATATGGACTGAGAAGTAGTGAACTCAGACAAAAGTTTATCGAAAGACGATATTGCTGCGGAGCATTTGACAGATATAGTGTGGAAAGTTTTCAGAATGGACAAAGCATAAAGACCTGAGGACTAAATAAAAGATCGAGGCTGTGTATTTCATTGTGGATATCAGTGGTAAGAGACTCCTATCAAGCCTGCTGTCAGATGTTCTCATCATATCCTCAGTGTTGTCCATTGTACTTCTGCACCGACAATTGTGGCTTTCTATCATATGTGATTGTGCGAACACATCAGTCACTTGAATGATACTGGTGGTCAGATACAACAGGAAAAACAATTGATATTTTCATGCCTTGACTGTTTTCTTGTAATATTGAGTTGCATTCATATATGGAAGCAGGACAGAAAACTAGAAAGcttttacagtatatagaagTCTAACTTCCATAGAAAGAACAATATGCCTGCCCATGACATCTCATTAAGTAAACCCATTTCCATGTGCCCTTTAAAAGATGGTCCCCGGCTGGTTCAGGTGGACCTGGTCAGTCTATCAAGTGAGTAGCATTTTATTTGAATAGAAAGGATGTAAAATTACATTTTGTATATATGGCCATGGGTttgttaaacataaaaaatactcACCCTGATTCCCTGCTGCCCCTCGTCTTCCAGATCCCACTGATCACTGTTTCCCCCGTTTCTTGAGATAAGCCATTTCAGCAGGAAGtgtcccgctaagccaatcactggacatAGATGAGATGGTTTGTCTCCAAAGCAGGAAGAAGTAGTGAAGAGCAGGGACCAGGAGATGGA carries:
- the LOC138795895 gene encoding odorant receptor 131-2-like, translating into MNSTNDSSSNRLLHTLKGSFFLLDFLICSVFTILITQTVWKDSVLKKEVRYFFLCHHLVFLTLFFGFGTITSYLRAFQVNAPVIVCWILFAVQIIVGRAVLLTLVLMALNTCIAVCWPLKYLGLAHSLKYKLIVCLWIIALLDPVVSLVYEGIQKGHQYVVQKDQNCPNTISSTSQRITGIVFIIILVLVILGSYIIMFREGKRAGHFTKSNRQAKRTILIHGLQSALHILPTLMNIWISGKGDYFILDLFNFIIFSLAQCLSPVVYGLRSSELRQKFIERRYCCGAFDRYSVESFQNGQSIKT